A region from the Indicator indicator isolate 239-I01 chromosome 4, UM_Iind_1.1, whole genome shotgun sequence genome encodes:
- the PDHX gene encoding pyruvate dehydrogenase protein X component, mitochondrial has translation MPALSPTMEEGNIVKWLKKEGEAVSAGDALCEIETDKAVVTMESSDDGVLAKILLQEGSKNVRLGSLIALLVEEGQDWKQVEIPADAGDPSSLAPPAPQLPSAPAAPSVSASPKLEQQPGKLQIRLSPAARHILETHGLDASNLVPSGPRGIFTKEDALKLLQKQKGKPTELKPEVSPAPPQPAAVPSAVQATAVTSAYPRPAIPPISTPGEPAALGTFTEIPASNIRRVIAKRLTESKTTIPHAYAAADCDIGAVLRLRKELAKDDIRVSVNDFIIKATAVTLKQMPDVNVTWDGEACRQLHSIDISIAVATERGLITPIIKDVAAKGIKEIAASAKALAKKARDGKLLPEEYQGGSFSISNLGMFGITGFTAVINPPQACILAVGRARTELKVVEDEEGNETLEQQQLMTVTLSSDGRVVDDELASKFLETLKANIENPIRLALC, from the exons ATGCCTGCGCTTTCTCCTACAATGGAAGAAGGAAACATTGTGAAATGGTTAAAAAAGGAAG GAGAGGCAGTGAGCGCCGGGGACGCGCTGTGCGAAATCGAGACGGACAAAGCGGTGGTCACCATGGAGTCCAGTGATGATGGGGTGCTGGCTAAGATACTG CTGCAAGAAGGAAGCAAAAACGTACGCCTGGGCTCGCTGATTGCTCTGCTGGTAGAGGAAGGGCAGGACTGGAAGCAAGTTGAAATACCAGCTGATGCTGGTGATCCATCTTCTCTggctccaccagctcctcagcttccctcagctcctgcagccccttcagttTCAGCCTCTCCTAAactggagcagcagcctggaaagctgca GATTCGCCTAAGTCCTGCTGCTCGCCACATTCTGGAGACACATGGGCTAGATGCAAGCAACCTGGTACCTTCTGGGCCTCGAGGGATCTTCACCAAAGA GGATGCTCTCAAActtctgcagaagcagaagggcAAACCCACTGAACTGAAACCTGAGgtttccccagctcctccccagcctgctgcagtgccttcTGCTGTGCAAGCAACAGCTGTGACTTCTGCTTACCCAAGGCCAGCAATTCCACCAATTTCCACCCCAGGAGAACCTGCTGCACTG GGCACCTTCACTGAAATCCCAGCTAGCAACATCCGAAGAGTTATTGCCAAGAGGCTGACAGAGTCTAAGACAACCATCCCCCATGCCTatgctgctgctgactgtgACATTGGTGCTGTTTTGAGATTGAGAAAAGAGCTGGCCAAAG ATGACATTAGAGTGTCTGTCAATGATTTTATTATCAAGGCCACTGCAGTTACTCTGAAG CAAATGCCAGATGTGAATGTTACCTGGGATGGAgaagcctgcaggcagctgcactcCATTGACATCTCCATCGCTGTGGCAACCGAGCGAGGCCTCATTACCCCCATCATAAAAGATGTTGCTGCCAAGGGGATAAAGGAGATTGCTGCCTCTGCAAAG GCCCTAGCGAAGAAAGCAAGAGATGGAAAACTGTTACCAGAAGAGTACCAGGGAGGATCTTTCAG cATCTCCAACCTGGGCATGTTTGGCATCACTGGTTTCACTGCAGTCATAAACCCGCCCCAGGCCTGCATCCTGGCCGTGGGCCGGGCGAGAACGGAGCTCAAGGTCGTGGAGGATGAAGAAGGGAATGAgaccctggagcagcagcagcttatgACAGTGACTCTTTCAAGTGATGGTCGTGTGGTAGATGATGAACTGGCTTCCAAGTTTCTGGAGACCCTGAAGGCCAACATAGAGAACCCAATACGTCTCGCCTTGTGTTGA